From a single Pieris napi chromosome 7, ilPieNapi1.2, whole genome shotgun sequence genomic region:
- the LOC125050882 gene encoding polycomb protein Asx encodes MELDVSPVESMDLEYSENSSDNKYLTCNNNEQYTVIRIPQDSEKPSKHSSKKQSKRRKKSSNHSRPLPRIIVKPLPPPPPTENREWTAASCVESNSSNKPSTMREVLASIPGFCLKPRKRSSKKLSTAAQLQQTREGFIDLETPDSILVNTNIRALLNKHTFSLLPPLYQTKLGQLLPSVDRISSSGRLSSSSLNNEFFARACLEWQESLSGGEFTPENQQKIKTEAEREKTKIDPWKIKHFEPFWGEKFRKEKSTVNMNSERPSLKTTIKLRPTASITSSSTVPKVKKSKSSNSKRMRSVGAVTRSSAKAEENEDECNMPINNKLVAPVPDLLPLKSTKSHTQSYEECQIDFNFSDSSVARTEDTVSTTPVDPLLIPDSDSVSEMKQDLDMTVVKIEETSKDFEEEKCGDSIVSNSNKRLSSNDDEYQCSKRLKFEDDFKPAQKQNDNTNTFPNDFLKGDNSFSNEYANLTFSNKLKFNVKVTDAPFHSNPLPSTDNTGSDIDINENGEVICTSDDNVYPDQETGDTNSEDSKATISAYDFDERSVSSMSSIKIEAHLDTIVSEQNEEKINFNTDTEHENSERIEKANLKESSANNEDVCVPEINETTTTGHDYNLSLDTDTNCSSEGKDMVEKELYNIELIKDIENKTSKDENLEISCVNMDGTEEKSLEKCKDEQDAPNYYDEHFKDAESFIMETGGLPIIASQNENAKYSQSNFMELTSYMNESNVTAVVTMPITQTTSLPMMEVTNTSMVSYPDDLQDPAKPKSSAIIWKSENEWVNNENIITLHNFSTINNDSAKYVSEDSKTSIEDVHINDENCMYKEERDANFNMESSNSSESCQSMKEVALKDSESAPSVVSSTTVANQSVNSTTVTHSVRSGKKTKLGKESNRSRSSNKVPPGAVNLERSYQICQAVIQNSPNRDALRSQLRPPPALLTRPNRQPRPPPPVLVRQVSNAVIQHNEINENRPNNMGQYILVQRTPNVAPRASSAPPTNQNSNINVTRCRSVGAEDSCVCNLRAMILCKKCGAFCHDDCIGSAELCLTCLIR; translated from the exons aTGGAGTTAGATGTTTCGCCAGTTGAAAGTATGGATTTGGAGTATTCGGAAAATTCGTCTGATAATAAGTATTTGACTTGCAATAATAATGAGCAATATACTGTTATTCGCATTCCACAAGACAGTGAAAAACCCAGTAAACATTCCTCTAAAAAGCAGTCTAAACGAAGAAAGAAAAGTTCCAATCACTCTAGACCTTTACCTAGAATTATAGTGAAACCTTTACCCCCACCTCCACCCACTGAAAATCGAGAATGGACAGCAGCATCATGTGTAGAATCAAACTCTTCGAATAAGCCATCAACTATGCGAGAAGTATTGGCGAGTATACCAGGTTTTTGCCTTAAACCTAGAAAAAGAAGTAGTAAAAAACTATCAACAGCTGCTCAGTTACAGCAGACTAGAGAAGGATTTATAGATTTAGAAACTCCAGACTCTATACTTGTAAATACCAACATTAGagcattattaaataaacacacaTTTTCTCTCCTACCCCCTCTGTATCAAACTAAACTTGGACAATTGCTTCCTAGTGTAGATAGAATAAGTTCTTCAGGTCGTTTAAGTTCATCTAGtcttaataatgaattttttgCTCGTGCCTGCTTGGAATGGCAAGAAAGTTTGTCTGGAGGAGAGTTTACTCCAGAAaatcaacaaaaaattaagacTGAAGCAGAAagggaaaaaactaaaattgatccatggaaaataaaacattttgaacCATTTTGGGGTGAAAAATTTAGGAAAGAAAAATCTACAGTTAATATGAATTCAGAGAGACCATCTTTGAAAACCACAATAAAACTAAGACCTACTGCTTCAATCACCAGTAGTAGTACAGTacctaaagtaaaaaaaagtaaatctaGCAATAGTAAGAGAATGCGTTCTGTTGGAGCTGTTACACGGTCATCTGCTAAGGCAGAGGAAAATGAAGATGAATGCAATAtgcctattaataataaacttgtaGCTCCAGTACCTGACTTGCTGCCACTTAAATCTACTAAAAGTCATACTCAAAGTTATGAGGAATGccaaattgattttaatttctcAGATTCATCAGTAGCAAGAACTGAGGATACCGTTTCAACAACTCCAGTTGACCCACTCCTTATACCTGATAGTGATAGTGTTTCTGAAATGAAGCAAGATTTAGATATGACCGTCGTAAAAATAGAGGAAACATCTAAGGACTTTGAAGAAGAAAAATGTGGTGATTCTATTGTGTCCAACAGCAACAAAAGGTTAAGTAGTAATGATGATGAATATCAATGCTCTAAAAGGTTGAAATTTGAAGATGATTTTAAACCAGCCCAAAAACAGAATGATAATACTAATACTTTTCCAAATGATTTTCTTAAAGGGGATAACAGTTTTAGTAATGAATATGCTAACTtaacattttcaaataaattaaagtttaatgtTAAAGTCACAGATGCTCCTTTTCATTCAAATCCCTTGCCAAGTACAGATAACACTGGCTCGGATATAGACATTAATGAGAATGGTGAAGTAATTTGTACTAGTGATGACAATGTTTATCCTGATCAAGAAACTGGGGACACTAATAGTGAAGATAGTAAAGCTACAATATCTGCTTATGACTTTGATGAACGAAGTGTATCCTCTATGTCTAGTATAAAAATTGAGGCTCACTTGGACACTATAGTAAGTGAGCAGAACGaagaaaaaatcaattttaatacaGATACAGAGCATGAGAATAGTGAAAGGATTGAAAAAGCCAATTTGAAGGAGTCTAGTGCAAATAATGAAGATGTTTGTGTACCtgaaattaatgaaacaaCAACAACAGGGCATGATTATAATCTATCTTTAGATACAGACACTAATTGTTCCTCAGAAGGAAAAGATATGGTGGAGAAGGAATTATATAACATAGAGCTAATAAAAGATATTGAGAATAAGACTTCTAAAGATGAAAACCTAGAAATATCTTGTGTAAATATGGATGGAACAGAAGAAAAATCTCTAGAAAAATGTAAAGATGAGCAAGATGCTCCAAACTATTATGATGAACATTTTAAGGATGCAGAGTCATTCATAATGGAGACTGGTGGGCTACCTATTATTGCTTCTC AAAATGAAAATGCCAAGTATAGTCAGTCTAATTTTATGGAACTGACTTCTTATATGAATGAATCAA atgtaACAGCAGTGGTAACAATGCCAATTACACAAACAACATCTTTACCAATGATGGAAGTTACAAACACATCT atGGTATCATATCCGGACGACTTACAAGACCCAGCCAAACCTAAGAGTTCTGCTATAATATGGAAGTCGGAAAATGAGTGGgtgaataatgaaaatattataacactGCATAATTTCTCTACTATCAACAACGACAGTGCTAAGTATGTGAGTGAGGATTCTAAGACTAGCATTGAAGATGTTCATATAAATGACGAGAATTGTATGTACAAAGAGGAAAGAGACGCAAATTTCAACATGGAATCGTCAAACTCATCAGAAAGCTGCCAGTCAATGAAGGAGGTGGCCTTAAAGGATAGTGAATCGGCTCCTAGTGTAGTGTCGAGTACGACAGTGGCTAATCAATCCGTCAATTCAACTACTGTCACTCATTCCGTGAGATCTGGCAAGAAAACGAAGTTAGGAAAAGAATCAAACAG AAGCCGTAGTTCTAATAAAGTTCCACCGGGTGCTGTGAATCTAGAACGGAGTTACCAAATCTGCCAAGCCGTGATTCAGAATAGCCCAAACCGAGATGCTCTAAGGAGTCAGCTCAGGCCTCCACCGGCGCTCCTTACAAGGCCCAATCGACAGCCTAGGCCTCCGCCCCCGGTTCTTGTGAGACAGGTCTCTAATGCTGTCATACAGCATAATGAG ATAAATGAGAATCGACCTAACAATATGGGCCAGTACATTCTAGTTCAAAGGACACCAAACGTTGCACCTCGAGCATCGAGCGCTCCTCCCACTAATCaaaatagcaatatt aatGTTACTCGATGTAGAAGCGTAGGCGCAGAAGATTCGTGTGTATGCAACCTACGGGCTATGATCCTATGTAAGAAGTGTGGTGCCTTCTGTCATGACGACTGTATTGGATCGGCAGAGCTCTGCCTCACATGTCTGATACGTTGA
- the LOC125051355 gene encoding ATP-dependent RNA helicase dbp2-like isoform X1 — protein MGRGRDRSRDRRRSRSRSRSRSRSRSPRFGLGSGGGGGGGGYGGGGRRNNPGANLRKPKWDLNRLKPFKKDFYVPHPDVEKRSDSEVEQWRSENEITLKGKNIPKPTMTFDEAGFPNYVMDEIDKMGFSKPTPIQAQGWPIALSGCDMVGIASTGSGKTLSYILPAIVHINNQPKSSRGDGPIALVLAPTRELAQQIQEVSDKFANTSKIHNTCLFGGAPKGPQARDLDAGVEIVIATPGRLLDFLESGRTNLKRCTYLVLDEADRMLDMGFEPQIRKIIEQIRPDRQTLMWSATWPREVQSLASEFLKDYLQINVGSLQLAANHNILQIIDVCMEYEKETKLSTLLKEIMAEKENKTIIFIETKRRVDDITRKMKRDGWPAVCIHGDKSQNERDWVLQDFRSGKAPILVATDVAARGLDVDDVKFVINFDYPSNSEDYVHRIGRTGRTNKTGTAYTFFTPSNAAKAADLVSVLKEAKQVVNPKLQELSERGSGGGRRHRGRGGRYRRGRRSRSRTRSRDRRRRSRSRSRDRRRRRHSSSRSSRSRSSKSSRSRSRSRSRSRSRSRSGKCSPHKDAQRANQTPSQGLLPTPKPLLPTPVGPQLLPTVDKSNSREVSTPRNEPRSRNNHNVASDNTNNVQQAPNEIPSLLTMNPQMNMCMPMPPMNGQNYVVPTYFPDQYGNMMMGAPFQVSSWGAPPPPPPPPPEGQSYGQSGLGHGGVDSDSRKRDRPGLESSSQYHSGGLGSNRASDYGGGLGSGDGPNYGGLGSGGGLGCDEPDARSRGSHDRRRRGRGRDRDGFNSENSSSDIGLGAPGLGGLGSGGLAVPHGSLLPRMLPQKGDGVGPQGANFTVFGSYGSKNKRNQDSGEYGYPNNSNTDGNMEYYGQQNFGPGRPCGGGLDQNGVQANGSVGYHNDRQGNRYRR, from the exons ATGGGCCGTGGAAG GGATCGAAGTCGTGATCGACGTCGCAGTCGCAGCAGAAGTAGAAGCAGAAGCCGTAGTCGGAGTCCTCGGTTTGGTTTGGGTTCTGGAGGCGGTGGCGGCGGCGGTGGTTATGGCGGCGGAGGTCGTCGTAATAATCCTGGCGCTAATCTGCGAAAACCAAAATGGGATCTCAATAGGCTGAAACCATTTAAAAAGGACTTTTATGTTCCCCATCCCGATGTTGAGAAAAGATCAGACTCTGAGGTTGAACAATGGCGGAGTGAAAATGAAATAACGCTTAAAGGCAAAAATATACCTAAACCTACTATGACATTTGATGAAGCAGGATTTCCCAACTATGTGATGGATGAAATAGACAAAATGGGATTTTCGAAACCCACTCCTATTCAAGCTCAAGGATGGCCTATTGCTTTAAGTGGTTGTGACATGGTGGGCATTGCATCTACTGGATCTGGTAAAACTCTATCATATATACTACCAGCAATTGTTCACATAAATAATCAGCCCAAATCAAGTAGAGGGGATGGACCCATAGCACTTGTGCTAGCCCCAACAAGAGAGTTGGCTCAACAGATACAAGAAGTTAGTGACAAATTTGCCAATACATCAAAAATCCATAATACTTGTTTATTTGGTGGAGCACCAAAAGGACCTCAAGCTAGAGATTTAGATGCTGGAGTTGAAATAGTTATAGCTACACCAGGTAGACTTTTGGATTTCTTAGAGAGTGGAAGAACTAATTTGAAAAGGTGTACATACTTAGTACTAGATGAAGCTGATAGAATGTTGGATATGGGATTTGAACcccaaataagaaaaattattgaaCAAATTAGACCAGATAGGCAAACCCTTATGTGGTCTGCTACTTGGCCTCGTGAAGTACAATCACTTGCTTCCGAATTTCTCAAGGACTACTTGCAAATTAATGTTGGGTCACTTCAACTAGCTGCTAACCACAACATTCTACAAATAATAGATGTTTGCATGGAATATGAAAAGGAGACTAAACTTAGTACCCTGCTAAAAGAAATAATGGCTGAGAAAGAAAACaagactattatttttatagagacAAAACGGAGAGTTGATGATATAACGAGAAAAATGAAAAGAGATgg gtGGCCGGCTGTGTGTATTCATGGAGATAAATCTCAAAATGAGAGAGATTGGGTATTACAAG ACTTCCGAAGTGGCAAAGCTCCTATTCTTGTAGCTACAGATGTTGCAGCTAGAGGTTTAG ATGTGGATGATGtcaaatttgtaataaattttgattatcCTAGTAATTCTGAGGATTATGTTCACCGAATTGGAAGGACTGGGCGGACAAACAAAACTGGAACGGCTTATACGTTTTTCACCCCTTCTAATGCTGCCAAGGCTGCGGACTTAGTTTCAGTTTTAAAGGAAGCAAAACAAGTTGTGAATCCTAAACTTCAGGAATTATCAGAACGAGGCAGTGGAGGCGGCCGAC GGCACCGCGGTCGAGGAGGCAGATATCGTCGAGGACGGCGTTCTCGTTCTCGAACTCGATCTCGTGATCGCCGCCGCCGCTCCCGCTCACGGTCCCGCGATCGCCGACGCCGCCGCCACAGTTCGTCCAGATCCTCCAGAAGTCGGTCTTCGAAATCGTCGCGAAGCCGCTCACGCTCCCGTTCCCGTTCAAGATCCCGTTCTCGATCAGGCAAGTGTAGTCCACACAAGGATGCTCAACGAGCGAATCAGACACCATCCCAAGGGTTGTTGCCAACTCCCAAACCACTGCTGCCAACGCCCGTCGGCCCCCAACTCCTTCCTACTGTAGATAAATCTAATTCACGAGAGGTCTCGACTCCTCGCAATGAGCCGAGAAGTAGAAATAATCACAATGTAGCAAgtgataatacaaataatgttCAACAAGCACCTAACGAAATTCCTTCATTGTTGACAATGAATCCTCAAATGAACATGTGTATGCCCATGCCGCCTATGAACGGTCAGAATTACGTTGTACCCACATACTTCCCCGACCAGTACGGCAACATGATGATGGGTGCCCCCTTCCAAGTCTCCTCTTGGGGCGCTCCTCCTCCGCCTCCCCCTCCTCCTCCCGAAGGCCAAAGTTACGGGCAAAGTGGTTTGGGTCATGGTGGCGTAGACTCAGATTCCAGAAAAAGAGACCGGCCTGGACTCGAGAGTTCGAGCCAATACCACAGCGGGGGACTCGGCTCTAACAGAGCTTCGGACTACGGAGGCGGGTTAGGCTCGGGTGATGGGCCGAACTACGGCGGCCTAGGCTCCGGTGGGGGCCTGGGCTGTGACGAGCCCGATGCTAGATCGCGGGGCTCTCACGATCGACGCAGGCGTGGAAGAGGACGAGACCGCGACGGTTTCAATTCAGAAAACTCGAGCAGTGATATCGGCTTGGGCGCGCCCGGCCTTGGCGGTTTGGGCTCTGGCGGTCTCGCCGTACCCCACGGGAGCCTCTTGCCGCGCATGCTGCCTCAGAAAGGCGACGGCGTTGGACCACAAGGCGCTAACTTTACCGTTTTCGGATCTTACGgatctaaaaacaaaagaaaccaAGATAGTGGTGAATATGGCTATCCTAATAACAGCAATACCGACGGCAATATGGAGTACTATGGGCAACAAAATTTCGGACCCGGCAGACCTTGCGGGGGTGGATTGGACCAGAACGGTGTGCAGGCAAATGGCTCCGTGGGGTACCATAATGACCGCCAGGGTAACCGCTACCGACGGTGA
- the LOC125051355 gene encoding ATP-dependent RNA helicase dbp2-like isoform X2 translates to MGRGRDRSRDRRRSRSRSRSRSRSRSPRFGLGSGGGGGGGGYGGGGRRNNPGANLRKPKWDLNRLKPFKKDFYVPHPDVEKRSDSEVEQWRSENEITLKGKNIPKPTMTFDEAGFPNYVMDEIDKMGFSKPTPIQAQGWPIALSGCDMVGIASTGSGKTLSYILPAIVHINNQPKSSRGDGPIALVLAPTRELAQQIQEVSDKFANTSKIHNTCLFGGAPKGPQARDLDAGVEIVIATPGRLLDFLESGRTNLKRCTYLVLDEADRMLDMGFEPQIRKIIEQIRPDRQTLMWSATWPREVQSLASEFLKDYLQINVGSLQLAANHNILQIIDVCMEYEKETKLSTLLKEIMAEKENKTIIFIETKRRVDDITRKMKRDGWPAVCIHGDKSQNERDWVLQDFRSGKAPILVATDVAARGLDVDDVKFVINFDYPSNSEDYVHRIGRTGRTNKTGTAYTFFTPSNAAKAADLVSVLKEAKQVVNPKLQELSERGSGGGRRHRGRGGRYRRGRRSRSRTRSRDRRRRSRSRSRDRRRRRHSSSRSSRSRSSKSSRSRSRSRSRSRSRSRSENGFNGDSRRRRRR, encoded by the exons ATGGGCCGTGGAAG GGATCGAAGTCGTGATCGACGTCGCAGTCGCAGCAGAAGTAGAAGCAGAAGCCGTAGTCGGAGTCCTCGGTTTGGTTTGGGTTCTGGAGGCGGTGGCGGCGGCGGTGGTTATGGCGGCGGAGGTCGTCGTAATAATCCTGGCGCTAATCTGCGAAAACCAAAATGGGATCTCAATAGGCTGAAACCATTTAAAAAGGACTTTTATGTTCCCCATCCCGATGTTGAGAAAAGATCAGACTCTGAGGTTGAACAATGGCGGAGTGAAAATGAAATAACGCTTAAAGGCAAAAATATACCTAAACCTACTATGACATTTGATGAAGCAGGATTTCCCAACTATGTGATGGATGAAATAGACAAAATGGGATTTTCGAAACCCACTCCTATTCAAGCTCAAGGATGGCCTATTGCTTTAAGTGGTTGTGACATGGTGGGCATTGCATCTACTGGATCTGGTAAAACTCTATCATATATACTACCAGCAATTGTTCACATAAATAATCAGCCCAAATCAAGTAGAGGGGATGGACCCATAGCACTTGTGCTAGCCCCAACAAGAGAGTTGGCTCAACAGATACAAGAAGTTAGTGACAAATTTGCCAATACATCAAAAATCCATAATACTTGTTTATTTGGTGGAGCACCAAAAGGACCTCAAGCTAGAGATTTAGATGCTGGAGTTGAAATAGTTATAGCTACACCAGGTAGACTTTTGGATTTCTTAGAGAGTGGAAGAACTAATTTGAAAAGGTGTACATACTTAGTACTAGATGAAGCTGATAGAATGTTGGATATGGGATTTGAACcccaaataagaaaaattattgaaCAAATTAGACCAGATAGGCAAACCCTTATGTGGTCTGCTACTTGGCCTCGTGAAGTACAATCACTTGCTTCCGAATTTCTCAAGGACTACTTGCAAATTAATGTTGGGTCACTTCAACTAGCTGCTAACCACAACATTCTACAAATAATAGATGTTTGCATGGAATATGAAAAGGAGACTAAACTTAGTACCCTGCTAAAAGAAATAATGGCTGAGAAAGAAAACaagactattatttttatagagacAAAACGGAGAGTTGATGATATAACGAGAAAAATGAAAAGAGATgg gtGGCCGGCTGTGTGTATTCATGGAGATAAATCTCAAAATGAGAGAGATTGGGTATTACAAG ACTTCCGAAGTGGCAAAGCTCCTATTCTTGTAGCTACAGATGTTGCAGCTAGAGGTTTAG ATGTGGATGATGtcaaatttgtaataaattttgattatcCTAGTAATTCTGAGGATTATGTTCACCGAATTGGAAGGACTGGGCGGACAAACAAAACTGGAACGGCTTATACGTTTTTCACCCCTTCTAATGCTGCCAAGGCTGCGGACTTAGTTTCAGTTTTAAAGGAAGCAAAACAAGTTGTGAATCCTAAACTTCAGGAATTATCAGAACGAGGCAGTGGAGGCGGCCGAC GGCACCGCGGTCGAGGAGGCAGATATCGTCGAGGACGGCGTTCTCGTTCTCGAACTCGATCTCGTGATCGCCGCCGCCGCTCCCGCTCACGGTCCCGCGATCGCCGACGCCGCCGCCACAGTTCGTCCAGATCCTCCAGAAGTCGGTCTTCGAAATCGTCGCGAAGCCGCTCACGCTCCCGTTCCCGTTCAAGATCCCGTTCTCGATCAG agAATGGCTTCAATGGAGATTCCCGGCGTCGGAGAAGGCGATAA
- the LOC125051355 gene encoding probable ATP-dependent RNA helicase DDX17 isoform X3, producing the protein MGRGRDRSRDRRRSRSRSRSRSRSRSPRFGLGSGGGGGGGGYGGGGRRNNPGANLRKPKWDLNRLKPFKKDFYVPHPDVEKRSDSEVEQWRSENEITLKGKNIPKPTMTFDEAGFPNYVMDEIDKMGFSKPTPIQAQGWPIALSGCDMVGIASTGSGKTLSYILPAIVHINNQPKSSRGDGPIALVLAPTRELAQQIQEVSDKFANTSKIHNTCLFGGAPKGPQARDLDAGVEIVIATPGRLLDFLESGRTNLKRCTYLVLDEADRMLDMGFEPQIRKIIEQIRPDRQTLMWSATWPREVQSLASEFLKDYLQINVGSLQLAANHNILQIIDVCMEYEKETKLSTLLKEIMAEKENKTIIFIETKRRVDDITRKMKRDGWPAVCIHGDKSQNERDWVLQDFRSGKAPILVATDVAARGLG; encoded by the exons ATGGGCCGTGGAAG GGATCGAAGTCGTGATCGACGTCGCAGTCGCAGCAGAAGTAGAAGCAGAAGCCGTAGTCGGAGTCCTCGGTTTGGTTTGGGTTCTGGAGGCGGTGGCGGCGGCGGTGGTTATGGCGGCGGAGGTCGTCGTAATAATCCTGGCGCTAATCTGCGAAAACCAAAATGGGATCTCAATAGGCTGAAACCATTTAAAAAGGACTTTTATGTTCCCCATCCCGATGTTGAGAAAAGATCAGACTCTGAGGTTGAACAATGGCGGAGTGAAAATGAAATAACGCTTAAAGGCAAAAATATACCTAAACCTACTATGACATTTGATGAAGCAGGATTTCCCAACTATGTGATGGATGAAATAGACAAAATGGGATTTTCGAAACCCACTCCTATTCAAGCTCAAGGATGGCCTATTGCTTTAAGTGGTTGTGACATGGTGGGCATTGCATCTACTGGATCTGGTAAAACTCTATCATATATACTACCAGCAATTGTTCACATAAATAATCAGCCCAAATCAAGTAGAGGGGATGGACCCATAGCACTTGTGCTAGCCCCAACAAGAGAGTTGGCTCAACAGATACAAGAAGTTAGTGACAAATTTGCCAATACATCAAAAATCCATAATACTTGTTTATTTGGTGGAGCACCAAAAGGACCTCAAGCTAGAGATTTAGATGCTGGAGTTGAAATAGTTATAGCTACACCAGGTAGACTTTTGGATTTCTTAGAGAGTGGAAGAACTAATTTGAAAAGGTGTACATACTTAGTACTAGATGAAGCTGATAGAATGTTGGATATGGGATTTGAACcccaaataagaaaaattattgaaCAAATTAGACCAGATAGGCAAACCCTTATGTGGTCTGCTACTTGGCCTCGTGAAGTACAATCACTTGCTTCCGAATTTCTCAAGGACTACTTGCAAATTAATGTTGGGTCACTTCAACTAGCTGCTAACCACAACATTCTACAAATAATAGATGTTTGCATGGAATATGAAAAGGAGACTAAACTTAGTACCCTGCTAAAAGAAATAATGGCTGAGAAAGAAAACaagactattatttttatagagacAAAACGGAGAGTTGATGATATAACGAGAAAAATGAAAAGAGATgg gtGGCCGGCTGTGTGTATTCATGGAGATAAATCTCAAAATGAGAGAGATTGGGTATTACAAG ACTTCCGAAGTGGCAAAGCTCCTATTCTTGTAGCTACAGATGTTGCAGCTAGAGGTTTAGGTTAG